The Mercurialis annua linkage group LG2, ddMerAnnu1.2, whole genome shotgun sequence genome contains a region encoding:
- the LOC126669232 gene encoding auxin-responsive protein IAA14-like, producing MAAERDLNFKETELCLGLPGGGKTTDQSSALVETPKATGKRGFAETVDLKLNLQAKDGVMDLNDVINIKNKDPITKPPAKAQVVGWPPVRSYRKNVIMAQKSSGEECEKGSGNSAAFVKVCMDGAPYLRKVDLKMYQSYQQLSDALAKMFSSFTMGNYGSQGMIDFMNESKLMDLLNSSEYVPTYEDKVGDWMLVGDVPWEMFVDSCKRLRIMKGSEAIGLAPRAMEKCKSRI from the exons ATGGCTGCTGAACGTGATTTGAACTTCAAGGAGACTGAGTTATGTCTCGGATTACCCGGAGGTGGAAAAACTACTGATCAGTCGTCGGCGCTGGTGGAGACACCAAAAGCTACCGGAAAAAGAGGGTTTGCAGAGACTgttgatttgaagcttaaccTTCAAGCTAAAGATGGTGTCATGGATCTGAATGATGtcattaatatcaaaaataagGATCCTATAACCAAGCCACCAGCCAA GGCTCAAGTGGTGGGTTGGCCACCGGTTAGATCTTACCGGAAGAACGTGATAATGGCGCAAAAGAGTAGCGGAGAGGAATGCGAGAAAGGAAGCGGTAACAGTGCAGCTTTCGTGAAGGTTTGCATGGATGGTGCACCTTATCTTCGTAAGGTTGACCTCAAGATGTACCAAAGCTATCAGCAACTTTCTGATGCCTTAGCCAAAATGTTCAGTTCCTTCACTATGG gTAATTACGGAAGCCAAGGAATGATAGACTTCATGAATGAGAGCAAGTTGATGGATCTGCTGAACAGTTCTGAGTATGTGCCAACCTATGAAGATAAGGTCGGAGACTGGATGCTCGTGGGCGATGTTCCATGGGA GATGTTTGTGGATTCATGCAAGCGCTTGCGCATAATGAAAGGGTCTGAAGCTATTGGACTTG CACCAAGAGCTATGGAGAAATGCAAGAGCagaatctaa